The following DNA comes from Picosynechococcus sp. PCC 7003.
TGAGCTCGCAGGCGGCGAAAATATTTTGGGAAAATCGGGTAAACATTCTCCTTACATTAGCTGGGAAACTCTCCGCGCCAGTGATCCCGATGTGGTGGTGGTGATGCCCTGTGGTTTCGATCTAGAGCGCACCCGCCAGGAAATGCTCGCCGATTTGGAGCTGCATCCTGAGTGGAAACAATTACGAGCTGTGCAAAATGATCAGCTATTTATCTGTGATGGCAACGCCTATTTCAACCGACCAGGGCCACGCCTCGTGGATTCCCTAGAAATTCTCACGGAAATTTTGCAACCTGTCGGCGATCGCCTTTATCCAGAAACCGCTTGGCAAAAACTTTCCTTACCTTTGTGAGCAAAATCTCAACAAATAGTAACTATCCAAAGAAATATTACATCCCAGCCTAGTTTTACAACATTTTCTATCAAGTTTATGTTGGTGAAAAAAGGATTATTCAGACAAATTAGGGGATATTGCCGCAAAAATTAGCATCCTCCCCAAAAAAGCATCCCTTTGGCTTCTTCTGGGAATTTGGCACATTAAAGACATAGCAAGATTTTGAGGGCAGGCGTTTCGTGATGTACCGCCGCTTTTCGATTCAAAAAATATTATCTAAGGTGAGGATGCTGTCTATGTGGCTCAAAATCAGGCACCTAGTCGATCCTGTATTGCAATATCTCAATCAACCCGTGGGACACACAGATCGGCATACGGTATGGAACCCCAATCGTTTTTGGTATCTCTATAAAATCAACCTGTTAGAAAAATGCTGGCAAAAAGAGGCTGCCAATAAAGGCCAGCATACCTACTAGGGGTTGCTAGGGGGCAATTTTTTCAACTTTTTCAGCGCCTGTGCGAGAGGTTTCGAGGTGAGATTCTATTCGTAATTGGCTAGCCAGTTGACCATGGATATTCACGCAATAGGGAACACAGTAGCTCAAAAGTACCGAAACCCAACGACCATTGGTCATGGTACCGTCGAGGACGGCGTTGCCATGGTTAATAAAAAAGTAAAGGCTGCCCACGAAAAGGGCGACTCGGAGGGCTGTGGGTCTGAGGCGGCGATCGCCTAGGGCAGACAGGTAGGTTTTAAGGGTCATGGATCTTTCCCCGAGTAGAAGCTTTATCTCCCGATGCTGCAATTAGTCCGGTTGTAGGGTTTTGGCTTTTGTTTTTTGGCGTACGCGGCTAGTCATTTGGCCATGGGTACTCACGCAGTAGGGTACAAAATAGGTCACAACGGCAGAAATCCAGCGGGTGCGTGTCATCGTACCGTTGACGACGGCGAGGCTGTGGTTGATGCAAAAGAGCACAGTCCCTACGGTTAGTGCCACCCGCAGTGCTGTGGAATGAATCGCGCGATCGCCGAGGAGTTTTAGATAGGTTTTCATGGAAGCCATCGGTCAAGCTGGGGGATTTAGCAATAATTGTAGTCAGTTCTGATTGTTGTTGGGAAAGGCGATCGCCAAAGTATTGAGTGTATCCATTTCGATCAAATCTGCCTATTATCAATGGGAACCGCTTTTCTCCGATGCAAGGTCTATGACAGCAACCAGTCAAATCAATTTTCTTCGCAACCTTTGGTATTATGCGATGCCTAGCGATCGCCTCAAACCGAAGCAAACCGTCACCAAATTTCTCCTCAATGAACCCATTCTTTTCGGACGCGATCGCCAAGGAAAAGCTTTTGCCATCCAAGATGCTTGTCCCCACCGGGCGGTGCCCCTCAGCGACGGTCGATTTAACGGCGAAGAAATTGAATGTTGCTACCACGGCTGGCGTTTTAACCCCCAGGGTCAATGTACGGCGATTCCCTGTCTAACAGAGGAGCAAACCCTAGATATTAGTCGCTTTAGCGTGAAATCGTATCCCCTCTCAGAAAGTCAGGGCAATATTTGGATTTATATGTCTGACAAAAAAAATACGGTGCCCCAATTACCAGCCCCCACCATTCCTTTGTTTTCAGAAGGGCGATACCAAATGAAAACGACAATGCTCTTTCCCTGTGAATATGATCAGGCGGTGGTGGGTCTGATGGATCCGGCCCATGTGCCCTTTGTCCATCGGGCCTGGTGGTGGCGAGCAGATCCGACCTTGAGTGAGGAGATAAAAGCCTTTGATCCAAGTTTTTATGGTTTTACGATGCGCCGCCATAAACTTGAAAAAACAACCCTCATGTACGACTTGGCAGGGAAAGATCCAGAAGTGGAAATTTCCTTTCAGCTGCCGGGCATCCGCATCGAACAATTACTGACCCAGCAAAATAAAATTTGTAATTTGACGGTGATCACCCCCCTAACAGCGGCAGAAACGGAGGTGACGACAATGTTTTATACGACTTTACCCTGGCTGAAGTGGTTTAAACCGATTCTGATTCCTTTAACACGCACTTTTTTGGATCAAGATCGACAGATGGTGATCAAGCAAAAAACCCGTTTGCCCTACAATCCGCCGATGATGCTCATCAAGGATGCTGATACTCAAGCTCGCTGGTATTTCCGTCTAAAAAAGGAGTTTCAGGAGAGCCAAACAGCCATGCGCCCCTTTGTGAATCCAGTCAAAGAAGCGGTTTTACGTTGGCGGAGTTAAGCTTGGGCGATCGCCTGGGATGCCTGACAAAATTTCTGGGCCAACAAATCAACCCCGGTGATTGCAGTTCCGACAACGACACTATCAGCCCCCAGTTGGAAGGCTTTTTGCAGCATTTCTGGAGTGTGGATGCCCCCTTCACAGATGACTGGCAACTCGAAATCCTGGGTTAATTTTTCGAGCAGCTCAAAACCAGGGGGCGTTAAATGCTGGGTTTCTCCCGTGTAGCCATAGAGGGTCGTCCCCAAAATATCGGCACCAGCCTGGGCGGCTCGTTGAGCATTGTCGTAGGTATCGAGATCTGCCATCACCAATTTTCCTGTTTTCTGGTGAATCCCGGCGATCAGATCCGCGAGACTTTCTCCGTTCGGTCGGGGGCGGGCCGTGGCATCAATGGCAACGATGTCGGCTCCCGCTTTGACCACTGCTAGGGCATCTTCTAACCGGGGCGTAATGTAAACGTCTGATTCTGGAAAAGTCCGTTTCCACAACCCAATAATCGGGATCTGGGGTAATTTGGCCCGCACAGCGCGGATGTGGTCAGGGCTATCGATGCGCACCCCAACGCCTCCTTGGTTAACACAGGCTTGGGCGATCGCCGCAATCATTTCAGGGGCATGGAGAGGGGAATCAGCGGGGGCTTGGCAGGAAATAATCAGGCGATTTTTAAACTGGGCAATTAGATCAGACATGGGCTTGATGGGAAATTTCTAGGAATATTGGGACACAGCTAAGGCGATCGCCGCTGGAAAAATACGATGTTCTTGGACTTGAATTCTGGCATGGAGCGTTTCAGGAGTGTCATCGGCCAAAATGGGCACTACCGCCTGCATAATAATGTCGCCACTATCGACTTCTGGGCTGGCAAAATGTACCGAACAGCCCGTCACTTTTACGCCAGCCGCTAAAGCCTGTTCTACAGCGCGAATCCCTTTAAAGCTGGGTAACAAACTGGGGTGAATATTCAGGATACGATTTTCGTAGCCAGTGAGCAAAACCTCGGTGACAATGCGCATCCAGCCCGCCATAATCACCCATTCCACCCCATGCGATCGCAAGACATCTAAAATGGCTTGGTCACAGGCTTCCCGTGAGGCAAACTCCCGGTGGTTAATCAGTTGGGTTTTCGTGCCAAATGTTGCGGCCCGTTCTAAAACCTTGGCCTTGGGGTTGTTGTAGATCAGAATCGGGATTTCCGCCTTGAGTTGATTTTCGGCAATGGCTTTGGCGATCGCCCCGTAGTTACTGCCGCTACCGGAGGCCAACACCCCTAGTTTTACCGGACGGGATAAGGGCACATCCGTCAGGGTCACAGGGGGAGAAATTAAAGCAGAATTTAGCGCAACATTACCCATCAATCGCGGCCAACCTCGGAAGTACAACCACTAAGCATATCGGTTCCCTGGCCGAAAGTCAGATATTTTTGCTCGGTAGCGTGGGGGTTTGGGGATTAAACTAGGCAGAATCTCGATCCTCAAAACGAATAATATCTTCGTCTCCCAAAAATTCACCATTCTGAATCTCGATCATCACCAGATCAATCACCCCCGGATTTTCGACCCGATGACGGGTATTCATGGGGACATATGTGGATTGGCGGGCCGTGAGGATCTTTTCTTGGTCGTTACAAATGACTTTGGCGGTGCCAGAAACCACAACCCAATGCTCGCTACGGTGGTAGTGCATTTGGGTACTGATGTGGTGGCCGGGTTTGATTTCGATGCGATTGATGCGGTAGCGATCGCCTTCTTCGAGGATTGTGACTTTGCCCCAGGGGGGTGTACGGATTTCGGTCATACTTGCAGGTTAAATTGATTTGCTGTCATTGTAAAAGCTCAATTGTCACCCAGGCGATCGCGCAACTCCGTTTCACTGACTCGAAACCCCACCAAGACTGCCTTGTTATCCTGCACAAATAGAGGTCGCTTCAACAGCATCGCATCTTGAGCAAATGCTTCGATCCACTGGTTATCATCCCAGGTTTTCTTTTCTTCCCCCAAGGCTCGGTAGGCTTGTCCGGAAGTATTGCGCATTGGTTTGCTGCCGAGTGCTTTAACCCATTGGGCGATCGCCTCTCTGCCGGGAGGTTGCTCTTTGGTATTGATAAATTCGTAGGGAATTCCGGCTGTTTCTAGCCATTTCAAGGCTTTTTTACAGGTGTTGCAGGTGGGAATGCCGTAAACTTGCAGCGTCATTTTTTTATCAAACTAAAGTTAACTTAAAATTTATTATCTAATACTGGGTAACTGTCTCCCAGGGTGGAAGTGTTATAACGGTGGATATCCTGATCAAAAGAAAGACCCCATGGTCATCGCCGAAGATAAATTCCCCCAACTTACCCCTGACGAATATTTGCGTTGGGAGGAACAGCAATCTGAAAAATATGAATATATCGATGGTCAAATTTATGCCATGGGGGGAGGCAACAAAAACCATAGTCTAATTGCCGTGAGGCTTGCGAGTTTATTTTTCAATCATCTGAATGGTAGCGGTTGTGAAACCGGAAATTCTGATCTCAAAATCAAAATTCCCAACAGCCATAACTATACCTATCCAGATATCAACATCACCTGTGATGAACGAGATCAGTCCACCACCCAATTTATTACATATCCTTGTCTGGTTGTCGAAGTATTATCAAAAAGTACAGAGGCTTATGATCGGGGTGGCAAATTTAGACTTTATCGCCAAAATCCAGTCTTAAAAGATTATTTACTGGTGAGTTCTACCGCCATCGAGATGGATTTATATCATAAAAATAAATCAGGAGAATGGCTGATTATCAACTACCAATCTGGAGACTTTATTTTCCTAGAAAGCATTGGTCTCACCTTTATTATTGAGCAAGCCTACCAAGGACTAAATATCAACAGCTTTGAACTTTTGTAAAAAAAACAATCGTTTAGTGTTGTTTGTTGTTATTTGGTTTATGATTAACGAGAGATCTACAAACGTCATTCCGTAACTCACTGAAATCAAATACTTTGTGCAAAAAAATCAATGGATCCAATTACGATATTTGGCTTAATAGTAGGGGGCAGTATTGCACGTGGTATTGCGCGCAAAAGTATTTCTATTTTCCAAAGAAAAAACTCAAGTGATCAAAAGCAAAAAACGATACAAAAAAACAACAATACGTATCAGTACACTCCTCCTCAAACTGCTACATTCACTAATATAGACTGCCAAAACTTTACAAATTATGGGGTGAATTATTTTTACCACATGACCCACCACACAAATATTACATCAATTTTTAACTATGGTCTTCTAAGTCACAAGAAAGCATCTCATGATTTTATTAATAAAAAGGATATTTCAAATCAAAATGTCCAAGAGATAAGGAATTCAAAGAAAATTGTTTGTGGAGATAATACTTATGACATAAGACTCCATGATTGTGTTCCTTTTTATTTCAATCCCAGAAATGCGATGCTTTATTCGCGTAAAGAAATGCAGAGAGATATTATATTTTTAGGGGTAAACACAAGTGTTTTTGCAAAAACAACCTCTTTTTTTACTGATGGCAATGCCGCATCTGCCGACACATTGTTTTACTATCAAACAAAAGACTTGGATAAACTACCGTGGGATGTATTAAAGAGTTCGCGTTGGAATAATAAGATTGATGGAAGAAGAAAAATGTGTTCAGAAGTCTTAATCAAAGATCAAGTTGAAGTTGATTATATCTCCACTATAATTTGTAACAATGAAATTATAAGGCAAAAAATCATTGGCAAAATTCCTTTTGCATTTCGCCACCATGTTAAAGTTGTAGTCGATCACAGTTTTTATTTTTAAGTGAAATTTTCAAATGATCCACTATTCACAAAACACGGTGTTTGATATAAAAGCACAAACTATCGTTAATACGATCAACTGTGTGGGTGTTATGGGGGGAGGTCTGGCTCTTGAATTTAAACTCAGATTCCCTGAAATGCACCAAGATTACTTACTTAAATGTCAACGACAACAATTTGTCACTGGTGAACCACAAATTTATAAAGAGTCTAAACCGTGGATCTTGAATTTTCCTACTAAAAGACATTGGAAATTTCCTTCAAAATTATCTTGGATTAAAGAAGGCTTACAATATTTTCAAAACGAATACAAAGACATGGGCATAAAATCGATCGCATTTCCTAGGTTAGGATGTGATCGAGGCGGTCTGTCTTGGGATATAGTCCATGAAGTGATGCTTGATTATTTGAGTCTTGTTGATATTGACGTTTTTATTTGTCTAGATAAAGAACCAGCATCTTCTGGTGTTGAAGCTCAAATGATAGAAAGCGTAAAAAATACTAAGTTTCTTAGAGATGTTGTCAGTCTTAATGAGAAATCAATCGAGAACATTCGCGGAAATATAGAGTTCAAACGATTTAGAGATATTGCAAAAATCAGAGGAATAGGCAAAAAAACTTATGAAAAAATTTTTATACATGCTTATTCCTACGCGATGAAAGAACAGCAAAACAATGTTCCAGAGATGGAACAACTCTCACTATTCCAATAGACTGATATTGACCTCTGTCGATGAGTTTCATCTGCAAAACTTTGACGAGACTGATAAAAACATTTGATAATAAGTCGATGTTGAAGTTGTGCGTCGGTGAACCATGTCCAATCTGCCCCAATCCTTTGAAGAAACCCTCGAACAAGCGAAAGCCGCAACCCTAAACAGTTTAGAAGCAGGCTGTGGGCGGATTTTAATTGAATTATGCTTTCCTGAGATTGCTCTACAGGCCCAGGCCTTGGCGTGGAATTGGGCGCAACTTTTTGTGGAGGAGTATGGTTCGGGGTTGAAAATTTTCTTTCCGGATACGGGGGCGGCGGCTCTGGCCCGGCGGGATTGGGGTGAAATTCCCTTTAAGGTGACGGACATTGGCACCTCGCGATCGCCTATCGAAAATAAAATCGGCGATGATGACCAGATTTTTATCATTGTCTGCCCGTCGGCGGTGGAAGTTGCTCAGGTCGAAAAGCTCTGTAACTTTGCTGGCGATCGCCCGGTGATTATGTTGATTCCCCAACTAGAGGATGTGTCCATTGTGGGGATTGGCTATGCGGCGCGGCAACTGCGGGAACGGTTCATTAGCACCCTCGAAACCGCCTATTACATTCGACCCTACGAAGGAGCTATGGTTTGGCGTTCTTACCCCTCGACTTGGGAAGTGTATCTCGAAAAAGAAGAAGACCAATATGAACTCATCGCCAGCGAAACCACTAAACCCCTCGGCGAATATTTAGAGCGGCTGTTGTTGGCGGCAGTGGAACCCGAAGCTGGGGAAGCGGCAAATCCCAACGCACCAAAAATCAAAAAAACAGGACTGCTTGGGGGTCTACAAAACTTCCTAAAAGCCCTCAGCAACTAAGTTTGAGACCGAATAACCAATGATTGATAACCGTTCACTAACCATTGCAGTGGTGGGAGATGTCCACGACCAATGGGATGCCGTTGGCGATCGCCAAGCCCTGGAGATTCTCGGCGTCGATCTTGTGTTGTTTGTTGGGGATTTTGGCAACGAAGCGGTGAAATTAGTGCAACAAGTCGCCGATCTTCCCTTCCCAAAAGCCGTGATTTTTGGGAACCATGACGCCTGGTACACCGCCTCCGATTGGGGCCGCAAAAAAGCCCCCTATGACCATGCCATCGAAGATCGCGTCCAGGCCCAGTTAGACATTCTGGGGGAAACCCATGTGGGCTACGGTCATTTGGATTTACCAGAGTTTGAGCTTTCGGTGGTCGGGGCACGGCCCTTTAGTTGGGGGGGCGAGAAGTGGAAAAATGAAAAATTCTATGGCGATCGCTACGGTGTTCATGACTTTACAGAATCCACCGCCTTAATCGAGAAAAATATTGCGGCTTGTCAGTACGAAACCTTAATCTTTCTCGGTCACAATGGCCCCATCGG
Coding sequences within:
- the nrtS gene encoding nitrate/nitrite transporter NrtS, translating into MTLKTYLSALGDRRLRPTALRVALFVGSLYFFINHGNAVLDGTMTNGRWVSVLLSYCVPYCVNIHGQLASQLRIESHLETSRTGAEKVEKIAP
- the nrtS gene encoding nitrate/nitrite transporter NrtS, giving the protein MASMKTYLKLLGDRAIHSTALRVALTVGTVLFCINHSLAVVNGTMTRTRWISAVVTYFVPYCVSTHGQMTSRVRQKTKAKTLQPD
- a CDS encoding aromatic ring-hydroxylating dioxygenase subunit alpha; this translates as MTATSQINFLRNLWYYAMPSDRLKPKQTVTKFLLNEPILFGRDRQGKAFAIQDACPHRAVPLSDGRFNGEEIECCYHGWRFNPQGQCTAIPCLTEEQTLDISRFSVKSYPLSESQGNIWIYMSDKKNTVPQLPAPTIPLFSEGRYQMKTTMLFPCEYDQAVVGLMDPAHVPFVHRAWWWRADPTLSEEIKAFDPSFYGFTMRRHKLEKTTLMYDLAGKDPEVEISFQLPGIRIEQLLTQQNKICNLTVITPLTAAETEVTTMFYTTLPWLKWFKPILIPLTRTFLDQDRQMVIKQKTRLPYNPPMMLIKDADTQARWYFRLKKEFQESQTAMRPFVNPVKEAVLRWRS
- a CDS encoding N-acetylmannosamine-6-phosphate 2-epimerase → MSDLIAQFKNRLIISCQAPADSPLHAPEMIAAIAQACVNQGGVGVRIDSPDHIRAVRAKLPQIPIIGLWKRTFPESDVYITPRLEDALAVVKAGADIVAIDATARPRPNGESLADLIAGIHQKTGKLVMADLDTYDNAQRAAQAGADILGTTLYGYTGETQHLTPPGFELLEKLTQDFELPVICEGGIHTPEMLQKAFQLGADSVVVGTAITGVDLLAQKFCQASQAIAQA
- the purN gene encoding phosphoribosylglycinamide formyltransferase; this translates as MGNVALNSALISPPVTLTDVPLSRPVKLGVLASGSGSNYGAIAKAIAENQLKAEIPILIYNNPKAKVLERAATFGTKTQLINHREFASREACDQAILDVLRSHGVEWVIMAGWMRIVTEVLLTGYENRILNIHPSLLPSFKGIRAVEQALAAGVKVTGCSVHFASPEVDSGDIIMQAVVPILADDTPETLHARIQVQEHRIFPAAIALAVSQYS
- a CDS encoding phosphomannose isomerase type II C-terminal cupin domain, which produces MTEIRTPPWGKVTILEEGDRYRINRIEIKPGHHISTQMHYHRSEHWVVVSGTAKVICNDQEKILTARQSTYVPMNTRHRVENPGVIDLVMIEIQNGEFLGDEDIIRFEDRDSA
- a CDS encoding Spx/MgsR family RNA polymerase-binding regulatory protein produces the protein MTLQVYGIPTCNTCKKALKWLETAGIPYEFINTKEQPPGREAIAQWVKALGSKPMRNTSGQAYRALGEEKKTWDDNQWIEAFAQDAMLLKRPLFVQDNKAVLVGFRVSETELRDRLGDN
- a CDS encoding Uma2 family endonuclease, which translates into the protein MVIAEDKFPQLTPDEYLRWEEQQSEKYEYIDGQIYAMGGGNKNHSLIAVRLASLFFNHLNGSGCETGNSDLKIKIPNSHNYTYPDINITCDERDQSTTQFITYPCLVVEVLSKSTEAYDRGGKFRLYRQNPVLKDYLLVSSTAIEMDLYHKNKSGEWLIINYQSGDFIFLESIGLTFIIEQAYQGLNINSFELL
- a CDS encoding DUF4433 domain-containing protein, encoding MDPITIFGLIVGGSIARGIARKSISIFQRKNSSDQKQKTIQKNNNTYQYTPPQTATFTNIDCQNFTNYGVNYFYHMTHHTNITSIFNYGLLSHKKASHDFINKKDISNQNVQEIRNSKKIVCGDNTYDIRLHDCVPFYFNPRNAMLYSRKEMQRDIIFLGVNTSVFAKTTSFFTDGNAASADTLFYYQTKDLDKLPWDVLKSSRWNNKIDGRRKMCSEVLIKDQVEVDYISTIICNNEIIRQKIIGKIPFAFRHHVKVVVDHSFYF
- a CDS encoding macro domain-containing protein, giving the protein MIHYSQNTVFDIKAQTIVNTINCVGVMGGGLALEFKLRFPEMHQDYLLKCQRQQFVTGEPQIYKESKPWILNFPTKRHWKFPSKLSWIKEGLQYFQNEYKDMGIKSIAFPRLGCDRGGLSWDIVHEVMLDYLSLVDIDVFICLDKEPASSGVEAQMIESVKNTKFLRDVVSLNEKSIENIRGNIEFKRFRDIAKIRGIGKKTYEKIFIHAYSYAMKEQQNNVPEMEQLSLFQ
- a CDS encoding DUF1995 family protein — encoded protein: MSNLPQSFEETLEQAKAATLNSLEAGCGRILIELCFPEIALQAQALAWNWAQLFVEEYGSGLKIFFPDTGAAALARRDWGEIPFKVTDIGTSRSPIENKIGDDDQIFIIVCPSAVEVAQVEKLCNFAGDRPVIMLIPQLEDVSIVGIGYAARQLRERFISTLETAYYIRPYEGAMVWRSYPSTWEVYLEKEEDQYELIASETTKPLGEYLERLLLAAVEPEAGEAANPNAPKIKKTGLLGGLQNFLKALSN
- a CDS encoding TIGR04168 family protein, translating into MIDNRSLTIAVVGDVHDQWDAVGDRQALEILGVDLVLFVGDFGNEAVKLVQQVADLPFPKAVIFGNHDAWYTASDWGRKKAPYDHAIEDRVQAQLDILGETHVGYGHLDLPEFELSVVGARPFSWGGEKWKNEKFYGDRYGVHDFTESTALIEKNIAACQYETLIFLGHNGPIGLGSEPEDMCGRDWNPLGGDFGDPDFAQALAIARRQNKRIPLVTFGHMHHSLRHRKDRLRTQCQFSDETLYFNAARVPRIQTYKNGDRLHSFSVITLTQGRPSKAELVWVNPISQQQTRETIWSQPLSSLP